The Microtus pennsylvanicus isolate mMicPen1 chromosome 22, mMicPen1.hap1, whole genome shotgun sequence genome includes the window GAGCTATATTATACATCTGCCAGTCCATTTGTTTCTTGTTACtcatgacagaaaatgtatacacatttcaGTGATGATGAATATAGCTGCAAAACTTTCTACTAAATCAATAGCCCATGGTAAGTAAGTCTTGTATTACTCATATAGTTTTTGTGACCATGTTAAGTTTAATGAAAGCAGCTGTGGGAGTCAAGGATCAAGGGGCAGGTGTTGTGGAGAAACCTTAATACCTATACCACAAGCCtctgaggaacagaaagtcaaaccgtgaggattcaatgtggaaatcttttattgactattcttcctttcctatatatatcatatgttactTTTGACACAAGAGTATGAGCATAGGGATATGCAAAGATTTAGCATTCCTCTccttaagaacaattaagaagataaaatgtagttcctatgtagagtatacttgttgaatttgatacAAGAATACAAAGttaattcattttctaccatcattgttaatacttaaacatacattatgaaaaaaccacgatgagttctaggtctgtgcaaatacttttaggtgtcttagttcacttagcaaatgtataatgattcacgatatagtaaaatttataaatgtagtaaagttggtaaagcactcagtGTATGCAGTtgtcttcaaaaatgtaaaaaatttaatagaaaaatataggtaTAGACGAAAAGGTAAACCATGGCACAAAGGAAattatcacaaatattttttgagatgcaaaatgacccctaatgggtgaacaaaacatgatttaaaacaaagatatagaaccataatgtttgattcctttttacaattggaaaaaatatgaagttaattCCTATAGATATGAGGTTTCACAGTCCATTGAATGTGGTTAAACTTTTACATGCgtaaattatccttgcaggattgaaagaaatcaaactggagcGGCGTTTTCCGTATATTCTCACTGTGCTAAAGCCTTGTGTTATAACACTCATCttctaaggaatgaaaaaacaCGTACCGGAGAAAAATGCTCGAAAAATAAGCAATGTGATAAAACCTTTCTTCATCAcaatcatcttcaaaggcataaaagaacacatactggagagaaaccctatgaatataatcagtgtggtaaagactTTACTCAATACAGTGTTCTTCAAactcataaaggaacacatactggagagaaaccctatgaatgtaatcagtgtgctaaggcctttgctgagaatagtgctcttcaaaaacataaaggaacacatactggagagaaaccctatgaatgtaatcagtgtggtaatgcctttgcacatcatagtcatctgcaattgcataagagaaaacatactggagagaaaccccatgaatgtaatcagtgtggtaaggcctttgcacagcgtagtcatcttcaagtgcataaaagaacacatactggagagaaaccctatgaatgtaatcagtgttctaaggcctttgctgacaacagtgcttttcaaaaacataaaagaacacatactggagagaaaccctatgaatgtaatcagtgtggtaaggcctttgcacagcgtagtcatcttcaagtgcataaaagaacacatactggagagaaaccctatgaatgtaatcattgttctaaggcctttgctgacaacagtgcttttcaaaaacataaaagaacacatactggagagaaaccctatgaatgtaatcagtgtgctaaggtctttgctgacaacagtgcttttcaaaaacataaaagaacacatactggacagaaaccccatgaatgtaatcagtgcggtaaggcatttacacgtcatagttcccttcaattgcataaaagaacacatactggagggaaaccctatgaatgtaatcagtgtggcaaggcctttgcacagcatagtcatcttcaattgcataaaagaacacatactggagagaaaccctatgaatgtaatcagtgtggtaaggcctttgcacgtcatagttcccttcaattgcataaaagaacacatactggagagaaaccacatgaatgtaatcagtgcggtaaggcatttacacgtcatagttcccttcaattgcataaaagaacacatactggagagaaaccctatgaatgtaatcagtgtggcaaggcctttgcacagcatagtcatcttcaattgcataagagaacacatactggagagaaaccctatgaatgtaatcagtgtggtaaggcctttgcaagtcatagtcatcttcaagtgcataaaagaacacatactggagagaaaccctatgaatgtaatcagtgtggtaaagactttgcatatcatagtcatcttcaattgcataagagaatacatactggagagaaaccccatgaatgtaatcaatgtggtaaggcctttgcacaacgtagtcatcttcaagtacataaaagaacacatactggagagaaaccctatgaatgtaatcagtgttctaaggcctttgctgtcaacagtgcttttcaaagacataaaagaacacatgctggagagaaaccctatgaatgtaatcagtgtgctaaagcctttgctgacaacagtgcttttcaaagacataaaagaagacatactggagagaaaccctatgaatgtaatcagtgtggtaaggcatttacacgtcatagttcccttcaattgcataaaagaacacatactggagagaaaccccatgaatgtaatcagtgtggtaagacatttacacgtcatagttcccttcaattgcataaaagaacacatactggagagaaaccctatgaatgtaatcagtgtgctaaggcctttgcacagcatagtcatcttcaattgcataagagaacacatactggagagaaaccctatgaatgtaatcagtgtggtaaggcctttgcacgtcatagttCTCTTacattgcataaaagaacacatactggagagaaaccctatgaatgtaatcagtgtggtaaggcatttACCTAACTTCGtggtcttcaaatacataaaacaatacacactgaagagaaaccctatgaatgcagtcagtgtggcaaggcctttgcacatcatagtctacttcaaaggcataaaagatcacatactggatagaaaccctatgaatcCAATCAGTGTGTTAAGACCATTGAATATGAAAACAGTGTTCACATTCATAAAAGAATGCATGCTAGAAAGAAACCTTAGGTgtgaaatcagtgtggtaaggcctttacaGAACAGAACTCCTGTACTCTTGAACGGCATAATATAGCAGCTACTGTAAAGATATTAATGAATTGAATTTGTAGTAGGTGgatgaaggtcattggttaatcaagaaacTGCTTTGCCCAGTTGATAGGCCAGTACTTAGGTGgctgaagtagacagaacagaatgccgggagggagagggaagtgaagccgacgtcatttcctctcctgtccGGAGAAAATGCGATGCAGCCTGCCACCAGagaagacatgctgaatctttcccggtaagcgcacctcttgctgctacacagattagaaatgggctaaattaatacgtgagaattagcctagaagaggctagatataatgggccacgcagtgttttcatttatacaatttgtgtgttgttatttttgggcataagctagctaggcaccAGGAAGCTGGGTTTCAGGAAGCGGCCCGAAGTTccttcaacagaatggtgccgatgtggacaactgcttccacaaaaagcgtgggaaagaatagagtaaagcatgttttcttggtagcagcaatttctcattctgctctgcttgctagaggcaagcaagcactctcatctaagagaggcttcctgactgagctttagctgcaaaaccctgcatctcttaagagatcctgccaagaaacacttaaatggtgttgataaaagccaactgaatgcttgtttgttttcagcagtagcaggaataaagtgccattttaaaatgccctgttctgagctgtcctgccagggcagactCTGACTCTTAAAGCAGGCAGTTGACTGAGTGTGGTCTGGGAGCAGAATGgtccagcttgcttgctggcagggaccttgaaacgccttagacttgtggcaataaacatggctaaagCTGGTACCTTCACCGTTAAGCTGAAAGCTAAGGCTGGATCTAGCCGCCAATGCCGCGGCTTTAATCCTGCCCATATTGCTCAGTAGTTTAAAAgcttgtgtggtcagaaaaaaagagggagatatatagtaaagagagattcaaaaacaaagaaaacctttaaatgatttacagtgtgttaagaatatatgcaggctaaaagttaaagttcttaaagtaaaaaacaaaaaggaaagagagtgtttggttgtggtagtacacacctttaatcccaacacttgggaggcctagggagattgacttctgtgacttcaaggtgtggtagcacacacctttaatcccaatgcctgggaggcagagacaggcagatctctgagagttcaaggacagccttctctacagagttattccaggacaaagatatacagagaatataaaataaaagtaaaaataaatgaaatagaggttaaagtaaaaccgctcaaagatggaaaatacacagagaatcttgatactctatgctattgtgctctttgaattgttttaatggtGAGGAAAGACCAACATCTGCTCaaaggtatttgtttataaatgctgctgaactcatccaagatagatattttgataaTACCtggacttcagaatttggatctaaggatatgatactttggaaaagagattcttcttttgttttcacaggattaGACcatatggattgcttctattctaatatggtataatagactgcgcccttctgaaaggttgctgtgaacaccttcagaaaattacttatcTGCAAACTGAGacaaatctagcacacaggttataccctcaAAGACCTGACTAACAGCACCCCTTTACAgcaaaaagcagtttggagagaaataactacgtccatattcccaaatattgtttataaatgttcttttacatatatagggtgatataatatagatataaataatttggattGAAATGAATCTTGCTttactgatactaatttaaggtcaattttgttatgtgtgtatatatttctgatattgattaaggtattgtgattgtgtagtttatttaaaaatgtaatgtatataggttattaatagatattcatctataatagtcaagtttgtagtcatgttagattttttagatgtgcatagatatattttagataggcattcttcatatctttcaaagactgcagcatatggcagttaaaatattttaataacttagggttttgcatggcaatgagacacatctgctcctggcaacatcagctccttcaagaggaagatgggcatcgaagaggttccttatggagtttgatagccatttgggcaagaaactgctcttgcctggactactgcataaactggacacagaaaatcctcagagagaggactgctgagcttgcctaaaggtgagataatcattcggagttcctgattcatgaaagagtctgtgagacattctgcatgacacagcagatagtgactgaactgcctttgaaatttcctgattcattgaaatgtctgctggaaactatggcactgtaggccgaagatggatgccccaactgtacagagaaactttgggtgactgtccaggaagtgagatgtctctgtgatttctagagttttctaagTTGCTTATTTCTCACCGTCCAgctaatattgtatctttctggagtctttgatggaattgaagaatagttttagtattccttagttatgataaagataaaatagatgtaaatattgtaattctaaattgtaactgttttgttatatgtaattttaccatgttaaagtgaaagcttttcctacttgtttaaacagataaaggggaaatgatggaggaaggtcattgattaatagAGGATCTTCCTTGGCCCCATTTGAGGCCAGCTGTGGCCGGCAGCTCCTTGAATCATCTCCAAATACATAATATGAGCCTATCTGTGGAGAAAGTCTGAAGTTAAtgtctttattcttcaaaaacatgagaaaacatcatactgtagTGAAACTCTATAAACTAATTCAGTGTCATATTGTTTTGTGCTTCTTATGAGGGTAAGACTTTGTGTGTAATCAATCTGATAAAGCTTGTGCATAGTATCATAATCTTTTGGACCTGAGGAAAAAGCTAGGGgctaattttaaattattctttacgATCTTAAGCCACTTACAGTCAGTTAACCAAAAGCAGCTATTGTGTAGAGAAAAATTTGATACTGTCCACAATCTGTTTAAGCATCATGATACCTCTATTTATTCTACTTTAAACCAGGATTGTATTTCATAAAACCTTTTATGAAGTATTATGGGTTACAGCAAGGGTATTCTAACATTgggcctgaaaccagagccaaagaaaagcactttatctctgaatctagaactaggtaaaaaaaaatgtccctgaagacagccaaaacattaaaaaatggcCTGTGAAAGAAACCCAATTTGGCTCTCAAACCAGaaccataaaatcataaaattcaatgaTGTTTTTAAGCCCAAAGGATACCATTAACTGAAATACGAGAGGCTTGAAGAGTCAAATCTCTCATACGTttacttgtatgttttgtttaaaagttacCTTAGAAATTGGGGTATAATTCTGTTTATCAGAAGATTGGGAATGGTCATCAGGAAGGTAGATAGAAGGTGGTTACAaggaatattttttgaaaaagttggCTAGAATTAATATATTATGGAATTATCACCGTTAACCATaggcagaaataatataaaatattatggaatCACTTACTAAAGAAGTGAAAGTACTGTAGGAAATGAacattaaaactttgaagaaaacaactgaagaagacaccggaGAATGGGAAGATGTCCCTTGCCCCTGTTAGGTAGAAATCaagatagtaaaaatgaaaacctttccaaaaacaatctacaggttcaatgccATTCCCATGTAAacatcagaaaaattcttcacagacctcaaaataaaaatactcaacttcatatagtaaAGCAAAAAAATGCAGGATATGCAAAACAACTgtatgcaaaaaataatttctggagtcatcacattccctgacttaaatctactacagagctacagtactgaaaagagcctggtattggcacaaaaacagacaggaggaccaatggaactgattcTAAGAATCGGATATCAATCCACTCACCTACTAcacctgaattttgtcaaagaaccaaaaaatatatgatggaaaaagaaagcatattcaacatgatgctggcataactgaatatcaatgtggggaagaatgaaagtagatccacatctatcatcatgaataaaactcaagtccaaatggatcaaagaccataGCAGAAAGCCAAACACACTAAGCCACATAAAAGACataggaagtatacttgaacacactggcaaaagagaccactttcaaattataaccccagcagcacagacactgagagaaataattaataaatgagacctttgGTAACAAAAGTTTCTGTGAACCAAAGACatgatcagaaatacaaaaaaggcagcctatagtatgggaaaagatcttcacctaccccacattggacagagtactgatctttaaaacatataaagaaataaaagaaatagtcatcaaaagaataaattatccaatattaaatggagtacagacataaacaactTTCAacttataaatctaaaattactGAGAGACACTTAGTGATATTTCCAAACTCCTTAGcgattagagaaatgaaaatcagaacaactctgaaattccctcatatctgtaataatagccaaaataaaaaacattggtGACAACTTAatgtggagaggatgtggggttaagggaacactcctccattgctgctgggGGTGCAAACTGAGTCAGCCACTTTgatatggtgttttctcagaaaattcaaaAGCCAACTGCCTGGTtgtgaggcatgcctttaatccctgcacttgggaggcagagacaggcccctctgacttcaaggccagcccggtctacaagagctacttccaggacaggctccaaatttacagagaaactgtgtcttggaaaaccaaaaattataaagtaagaaaattaggaaacaatctatcttaaaacccagcaataccacttttgataTGTACCTAATGGATACTCAGGCATACTACAAGGACTAGTGGTCAACCATGTTCACAGCAATATTATTTTTTCAcagccagaacctaaaaacatcccttccactgaagaatggacaaagaaattaacatggataaagacaattacatcttcaaatttatgggcaaatttttggatctagaaaagataagagtgagttaacccaaacccagaaagaaaaatataaatgtactcactcctaagtggcatttaaatataaaacagaggaCAAGCAATCtacaattctcaaagaacaaagacaacaaaatggaaacaaacagatatacataaatctattctatatagacttagacaaagacaagatcttagtaaattgggaacgtgtggatcatgggaaagggaaaggggacttGAAGGGAGAGTAGTTGAATAAAAGATAGTTAAAAAATCCTTGGTAAACAGCAGTTCATGGGTGAATTATACAAAGGACAAAATGAATAGTTGAAATATGCTTAATTTTGTAgctgaataaaatatttcctctttCCAAGGCAAACTGATTTGTGACATTTAAGTAAAAGCAATCCAcacatattttccaaaagaaaattgaaggtgTATAGCATATCTCCCCATGTTTCCAAAcctatgatcacacacacatgagagagagaagtgtttgaTTTTACTTAATATAGCTGCATTCATTCTAAATTCACCATTAAACACTgagttcatgtttttattatgaattttgaaGGTTGTACAAGTCACAGTGACAGACCCTGAACTATGTGAGTACTAATTGAAtctttaacttttgaaaataccAAGTTAGAGTGTAAGAATATCTTGGGCTTTTATACGTCAGATGAGCACCTACAGggcaatggatttttttaaaaaaatatttttatggtttatttaactttatttttatgtgtgaaggtgtcagatcccctgcaactggatcttcagacagttgtgagctaccatgtggttgctgggaattggacccaggtcctctggaagagcagtcagtgctcttaaccactgagccatatctccaggccAAGGGTAATGGATGTTGTATCCAATGAATCTAGCAGTCAGAATCAAGAGCTGAATTGAAGAAAGTGACCACACAGTTTACAGATTGATTTATAATGTacgagaccatgcccaagtggagtggtatcttacaggctattgactgaagaagCTCTCCCAGCACCTAACACTTTTGcttaaataagaaattttaaacttggcagggtggtggtggcgcacgcctttaatcccagcacttgggaggcagaggcaggcggatctctgtgagttcgaggtcagcctggtctacaagagctagttccaggacaggctccaaaaccacagagaaaccctgtctcgaaaaaccaaaaaaaaaaaaaagaaagaaaaaaagaaattccaaactcaatacaaaactatgtataCGAGAAACAGACGTCAAATATAAAGTTAGAGTTATAAGCATAATCGATATTAAGGAAGGAATATATACTaatgtttttttgtcttttttaaagatttatttatttattatgtatacagcattctgcctctgcccacatgccagatgagggcaccagatgtcagtacagatggttgtaagccaccatgtggttgctgggaattgaactcaggacctctggaagagcagccagtgttctcaacctctgagccatctctccagccctatactaATGTTTTGATAAGCATTCTATCCTAAGTAATTCATGTCTtgtagaaatggcttggctagatcacaAGAGGATGATTAGTAAGTATGTTTATCTTATCTTcagccccatcaaaggcctgCGAAGAGCATTattattacttgagtaggcaggtagTGAAGTCCAGCAGCCCGCAAAAAgtgtagtagatgacagagacaactgactgcctgagcAATCAACTAAAGTCTCATTACACTGTTGAAGATTAAGACTTCTTATCAGaatataaaaaatctttaatcCGCTATGCAGTAAGGCaggaaaatgatatcaaaatataaaccatgtataagtatcttgatcagaggtagaatgatataatgcaatatgataaatatctcataaaattgtgtcaataaacaaaatgttttaaacagaggtacaATCATGCATagatacaatctgacaaaataactttgcataggtgttacaaacattctaaacaaaaatagaaatattctatatgatatgtataatttgaatttgtatcaaagtctataccaatgtaaattatccataaataatagttcacaagtattccTTCTATTACAAACTATTATTAGTAGTGTGAGTAAGTAATctatctattatcccattcaattttccatctttttttgagatctctggATATACATAATTTCACCCAACCCTATATGAGTAATAATCAACTCTTAAATGTTGTCCCTGACCatgaagacaaactttgttgggagaggggatggcatcttctagaattgcttccagatgtcatgggggcaatgttctttctatgggatattataaaagtaaaatgatttctaagtaTTTGATAGGGTTGTTCTGAAGTTCTAATTTGGAATTGTGGCCAGaacgttgtaagaaggtgcaccatatcTGCAGCTTGTACCCATAAGTCTGTCTCATGGTGCTGTTAGCATCATGCTTTCATATCAATCAGGTAGAGACATTGTGGAGCtccaatgtcttcttcttggAAGCTGTTCGTTGTTGAAAATGTAAGTATTTTCATGTAGACATATTTTTAGTGAAATATAAgatatagacaaaatgggcatgaaggaaagtaaaatgttcctttaaaatctatcttctttctgtcccatagcaAAAGGctgttgatatgagacagaagTTTAGAGTTATTCTTTTAACGttctgcttggatttagagaaggatagacACTGTCTAATCCTAAAAccatttctgattctgaagtGGAGATGTAAATACAAAGGAGACATCTAAAGCTGTAGCCCATACAAAGCACCTAACAGATTATCTCTCTGGGGTGGGCTCACTCACAGGCTTATAGGTCAGTAGCTGCCCCCTTCCTGAGACAGAAAGCATGTGGTGTGTGcaaacagaaccagaagagaCAGATCACCTACAAgtgtaggaaaaatgaaaatattccagaTAGTGAGAACAGTGCAAGCCATGGCTTAGAGGCTGCAGCAAAGTCAGCAGGATCTTTAGAGCCATTCATCCCTGTGCCAGTAGAGCAGCAACAGCACACATCTGCCCTAAGCCAGAAACTCTGGAAGGAAAACACACTGTGTTTTGAGAGTCTTCCAAATAATTCCAGTATGTGAGTAAGTTTTAGGACCTCTGATCCAGGCTACCAGCTCTCAAATGCTGTTTGCAGGGCTCTTCTGGGGCATAGGACCAGAGGTGAAGTGGATGAAAGTTCAGATAAGTTTGTAAGTGCATAATCTACATTGCTTTTGGAGAGTCACCAATAAACATTAGCCATTTAGAGGTTTCAAGAAGTCCTACACTAAAGACCTTTATTTCTCATTCACCTTTGGATCTCTGTGATTCTGCCTATTCATACTTCCATAAATACCCTCTTAGGGATATTATCCTCACTATTCACATGGATGCGATGTAACCTACAGAAAATTAGAAGACTGTCCCAAAGTCACAGAACCTGTATCCATGTTGGAAAAGACCTTAACAATTTTTCTGTTCTCAATACCCTGCATCCTCTGTCCTTTCCACTCTACTGTGTATCCAGGCATAACACTGTGT containing:
- the LOC142839959 gene encoding uncharacterized protein LOC142839959 isoform X2, translated to MLETYRNLTIIGYIWEDHNTEKHRQWCRRHVRNEKTRTGEKCSKNKQCDKTFLHHNHLQRHKRTHTGEKPYEYNQCGKDFTQYSVLQTHKGTHTGEKPYECNQCAKAFAENSALQKHKGTHTGEKPYECNQCGNAFAHHSHLQLHKRKHTGEKPHECNQCGKAFAQRSHLQVHKRTHTGEKPYECNQCSKAFADNSAFQKHKRTHTGEKPYECNQCGKAFAQRSHLQVHKRTHTGEKPYECNHCSKAFADNSAFQKHKRTHTGEKPYECNQCAKVFADNSAFQKHKRTHTGQKPHECNQCGKAFTRHSSLQLHKRTHTGGKPYECNQCGKAFAQHSHLQLHKRTHTGEKPYECNQCGKAFARHSSLQLHKRTHTGEKPHECNQCGKAFTRHSSLQLHKRTHTGEKPYECNQCGKAFAQHSHLQLHKRTHTGEKPYECNQCGKAFASHSHLQVHKRTHTGEKPYECNQCGKDFAYHSHLQLHKRIHTGEKPYECNQCGKAFTRHSSLQLHKRTHTGEKPHECNQCGKTFTRHSSLQLHKRTHTGEKPYECNQCAKAFAQHSHLQLHKRTHTGEKPYECNQCGKAFARHSSLTLHKRTHTGEKPYECNQCGKAFT
- the LOC142839959 gene encoding uncharacterized protein LOC142839959 isoform X3 — protein: MLETYRNLTIIGYIWEDHNTEKHRQWCRRHNSALQKHKGTHTGEKPYECNQCGNAFAHHSHLQLHKRKHTGEKPHECNQCGKAFAQRSHLQVHKRTHTGEKPYECNQCSKAFADNSAFQKHKRTHTGEKPYECNQCGKAFAQRSHLQVHKRTHTGEKPYECNHCSKAFADNSAFQKHKRTHTGEKPYECNQCAKAFTRHSSLQLHKRTHTGGKPYECNQCGKAFAQHSHLQLHKRTHTGEKPYECNQCGKAFARHSSLQLHKRTHTGEKPHECNQCGKAFTRHSSLQLHKRTHTGEKPYECNQCGKAFAQHSHLQLHKRTHTGEKPYECNQCGKAFASHSHLQVHKRTHTGEKPYECNQCGKDFAYHSHLQLHKRIHTGEKPHECNQCGKAFAQRSHLQVHKRTHTGEKPYECNQCSKAFAVNSAFQRHKRTHAGEKPYECNQCAKAFADNSAFQRHKRRHTGEKPYECNQCGKAFTRHSSLQLHKRTHTGEKPHECNQCGKTFTRHSSLQLHKRTHTGEKPYECNQCAKAFAQHSHLQLHKRTHTGEKPYECNQCGKAFARHSSLTLHKRTHTGEKPYECNQCGKAFAHHSLLQRHKRSHTG
- the LOC142839959 gene encoding uncharacterized protein LOC142839959 isoform X1 encodes the protein MLETYRNLTIIGYIWEDHNTEKHRQWCRRHVRNEKTRTGEKCSKNKQCDKTFLHHNHLQRHKRTHTGEKPYEYNQCGKDFTQYSVLQTHKGTHTGEKPYECNQCAKAFAENSALQKHKGTHTGEKPYECNQCGNAFAHHSHLQLHKRKHTGEKPHECNQCGKAFAQRSHLQVHKRTHTGEKPYECNQCSKAFADNSAFQKHKRTHTGEKPYECNQCGKAFAQRSHLQVHKRTHTGEKPYECNHCSKAFADNSAFQKHKRTHTGEKPYECNQCAKVFADNSAFQKHKRTHTGQKPHECNQCGKAFTRHSSLQLHKRTHTGGKPYECNQCGKAFAQHSHLQLHKRTHTGEKPYECNQCGKAFARHSSLQLHKRTHTGEKPHECNQCGKAFTRHSSLQLHKRTHTGEKPYECNQCGKAFAQHSHLQLHKRTHTGEKPYECNQCGKAFASHSHLQVHKRTHTGEKPYECNQCGKDFAYHSHLQLHKRIHTGEKPHECNQCGKAFAQRSHLQVHKRTHTGEKPYECNQCSKAFAVNSAFQRHKRTHAGEKPYECNQCAKAFADNSAFQRHKRRHTGEKPYECNQCGKAFTRHSSLQLHKRTHTGEKPHECNQCGKTFTRHSSLQLHKRTHTGEKPYECNQCAKAFAQHSHLQLHKRTHTGEKPYECNQCGKAFARHSSLTLHKRTHTGEKPYECNQCGKAFT